The Lycium barbarum isolate Lr01 chromosome 10, ASM1917538v2, whole genome shotgun sequence genome includes a region encoding these proteins:
- the LOC132613281 gene encoding uncharacterized protein LOC132613281, whose amino-acid sequence MDSETPFTALAPPVFKGEGYQIWATRMEARMEANDVWEAVEEDYEVPSLPANPTMAQIKNQKEKKIRKSKARATLFAAVSSEIFVRIMTVKSAFEMKDSETIIEYSDRLLNIANNVRLLGSECPDSKLVQKILLTVPERTIEFFPGTRTEKAYEGDKGKEKWNKKENSGFDSPRFNRGTKHDFPPCKHCGKKGHPPFKCWRRPDQQCEKCQNMGHHQKICKNDTQQNNAAHVANQEDEEQLFVATYFATSSSSDKWLIDNGCTNHMKFDRDLFKELDTSVISKEQVGNGEYLPAKGKGTVEIKSSSGTKLIKDVFLYLI is encoded by the exons atggaTTCAGAAACTCCTTTCACTGCACTAGCACCACCTGTCTTCAAAGGTGAAGGCTATCAGATCTGGGCAACAAGAATGGAGGCACGTATGGAGGCAAATGATGTCTGGGAAGCTGTTGAGGAGGACTACGAAGTTCCTTCCTTGCCTGCAAACCCCACCATGGCGCAGATAAAGAATCAAAAGGagaagaaaataagaaaatcaaAGGCTAGGGCAACATTATTTGCTGCAGTCTCATCTGAAATCTTTGTCAGGATTATGACAGTGAAATCAGCGTTTGAG ATGAAGGATTCAGAGACAATCATAGAGTATTCTGATAGATTACTCAACATTGCCAACAATGTAAGATTACTTGGCTCTGAATGTCCTGATTCTAAATTGGTTCAAAAAATTCTCCTAACAGTCCCTGAAAG AACTATTGAATTCTTTCCAGGCACAAGAACAGAGAAGGCTTATGAG GGAGACAAAGGAAAGGAAAAGTGGAACAAGAAGGAAAACTCAGGTTTTGATTCTCCGAGGTTCAATAGGGGAACAAAACATGATTTTCCTCCTTGCAAGCATTGTGGAAAGAAGGGTCATCCACCGTTCAAATGCTGGAGAAGACCAGATCAGCAGTGTGAAAAATGTCAGAACATGGGACATCATCAAAAGATTTGCAAGAATGACACTCAGCAAAATAATGCTGCACATGTTGCAAATCAGGAAGATGAGGAGCAGCTCTTTGTAGCAACCTATTTTGCAACTAGCAGCTCAAGTGACAAGTGGCTTATTGACAATGGTTGTACAAACCACATGAAATTTGATCGTGATCTCTTCAAGGAGTTGGATACTTCAGTGATTTCCAAAGAACAAGTTGGCAATGGAGAATATCTTCCTGCTAAAGGCAAAGGTACTGTGGAAATAAAAAGCTCTTCCGGTACAAAACTAATCAAAGACGTGTTTTTGTACCTAATTTAA